A genomic stretch from Numida meleagris isolate 19003 breed g44 Domestic line chromosome 2, NumMel1.0, whole genome shotgun sequence includes:
- the LOC110393501 gene encoding serine/arginine repetitive matrix protein 1-like encodes MASGLGNYQVAGTLPGKRAAPPHPPPRQLRSARSRSIPGPSPRSAPAENCGAPRKKEEEEEEEEEETAAPGPARGLPPVLPAGRRRNSGNYGKFKLGEARGGALPGGPAPSPRSPEPRPHLRGLRSHRPAPAASRSSSSSSSSSSAGSRRAPLLPLQRARSLAASAGPPPPHRSAQPGLPPALPLPGAAQPHRRLRRAPGASPFKRTRSVPPPQRTHTQTYMHTRTYIHTHTHTHTHTHTHTHSSSFSLPFFLPRFAHFLQPEFILPTRLLHNCPPRAHFQRTHTHTHTPRQQTHRETGENAPRRGDRRPETYLLHDRLPKLATLLLS; translated from the exons ATGGCGAGCGGCCTCGG CAACTACCAAGTGGCCGGAACTCTGCCGGGAAAGCGGGCAGCCCCGCCGCACCCCCCGCCCCGGCAACTCCGCAGCGCCCGGAGCCGCTCCATCCCCGGGCCGAGCCCCCGCTCCGCCCCGGCCGAGAACTGCGGTGCCCCGcggaagaaggaggaggaggaggaggaggaggaggaggagacggCAGCCCCGGGCCCGGCGCGAGGCCTCCCGCCCGTCCTGCCCGCCGGCCGCCGCCGTAACTCCGGTAACTACGGGAAGTTCAAGTTGGGGGAAGCACGGGGGGGGGCCCTGCCCGGCGGCCCCGCTCCCTCTCCCCGCAGCCCCGAGCCGCGGCCGCACCTGCGGGGACTGCGCAGCCACCGACCCGCGCCGGCCGCATCCcgctcttcctcttcctcctcctcctcctcctcagcgGGATCCCGCCGAGCCCCGCTCCTGCCATTGCAGCGCGCTCGCTCTCTCGCCGCCAGCGCcggcccccccccgccccatcGATCGGCGCAGCCCGGGCTCCCCCCGGCTCTGCCCCTGCCCGGCGCCGCGCAGCCCCACCGCCGGCTCCGGAGAGCTCCCGGAGCCTCTCCCTTTAAGCGGACCCGGTCAGTCCCCCCTCCCcagcgcacacacacacagacatacatgcacacacgcacatacatacatacacacacacacacacacacacacacacacacacacacacactcctcctctttctccctccccttctttcttcctcgTTTTGCCCATTTCTTGCAACCGGAGTTTATTCTGCCAACGCGTTTGTTACACAACTGCCCCCCCCGCGCACACTTCcagcgcacacacacacacacacacacaccccgGCAACAAACACATCGGGAGACGGGAGAAAATGCGCCGAGACGAGGAGACAGAAGGCCAGAAACTTACCTGCTCCACGACCGGCTGCCAAA GCTGGCGACtttgctgctgagctga